The following proteins come from a genomic window of Gossypium raimondii isolate GPD5lz chromosome 5, ASM2569854v1, whole genome shotgun sequence:
- the LOC128040964 gene encoding ribosomal RNA small subunit methyltransferase, chloroplastic-like isoform X1: protein MLEKYQEETAVRLVESSLRTSEYRPINVFVNFYSEPEYNFRVPRTNFFPQPNVDAAVVTFRLKQALDYPSVASTKSFFSMVG, encoded by the exons ATGCTTGAAAAATACCAGGAGGAAACAGCTGTGCGATTGGTGGAATCGTCTTTGCGGACATCTGAGTACCGACCCATCAACgtctttgttaatttttattctg agcCTGAATACAACTTTAGAGTCCCAAGAACAAATTTCTTTCCTCAACCTAAT GTTGATGCAGCTGTTGTTACATTTAGGCTGAAACAGGCTCTAGACTATCCTTCAGTGGCCTCCACGAAAAGCTTTTTCTCCATGGTTGGTTGA
- the LOC105766434 gene encoding LOW QUALITY PROTEIN: putative pentatricopeptide repeat-containing protein At1g12700, mitochondrial (The sequence of the model RefSeq protein was modified relative to this genomic sequence to represent the inferred CDS: substituted 1 base at 1 genomic stop codon) has product MGKLPSSFILRSLVNGGSHLSNFHSSSSSSSNTFAPHIKALSKKAMSVRGKGKRDDGFENVDHALILFNKMIGRYPMPSILEFTKLFAAIVRMKHYAIVVSMCSQMELLGVSHDVYSMSILINCFCQLDRIDFGLSILGKMLKLGVEPSAVTFSTLINGLCNQSKISEAVCMFDEMTEKGYQPNLIVYNTVFKGLSKTGNTDXVVRFLRLMEGRAYEPNIVAYSTVIDCLCKNGLLKEALDLFSEVKVKGIRPNIITYNCLIHGMCNSDQQDEATRLLNEMVDNNISLNIVTYTILIDVLCKEGTISKAVEIIDTMRKKGIEPDVITYSTLVDAHCKEGMVSKAEDFVDVMIKREIEPNTSHSWYDGYGYSFQNLADTPSPHIDSTKFIHSGKTFIYCKDLNLTKKKCTPN; this is encoded by the coding sequence ATGGGTaagcttccttcttcttttattcttcGTTCACTTGTTAATGGTGGAAGCCATCTTTCTAACTTccactcttcttcttcttcttcttctaacaCCTTTGCTCCCCACATCAAAGCCTTAAGTAAGAAAGCCATGTCTGTTAGAGGAAAGGGAAAAAGGGATGATGGCTTCGAGAATGTTGATCATGCTTTGATTTTGTTCAATAAGATGATTGGCAGGTACCCAATGCCTTCAATTCTGGaattcactaaattatttgCAGCCATTGTTAGAATGAAACATTATGCCATTGTTGTTTCTATGTGTAGCCAAATGGAATTATTAGGCGTTTCCCATGATGTTTATTCTATGAGCATCTTGATTAATTGCTTTTGTCAATTAGATCGAATTGATTTTGGGTTGTCTATTTTGGGGAAAATGCTGAAGTTAGGTGTTGAACCTAGTGCAGTAACTTTTTCAACTTTGATTAATGGGCTTTGTAATCAAAGTAAGATTTCTGAGGCCGTTTGTATGTTCGATGAAATGACTGAAAAAGGGTATCAACCTAATTTGATTGTTTACAATACAGTATTCAAGGGGTTGTCTAAGACCGGCAATACTGATTGAGTTGTTAGGTTTCTAAGGTTGATGGAAGGCAGAGCTTATGAACCCAATATTGTAGCATATAGCACTGTCATTGACTGTCTTTGTAAGAACGGGTTGTTAAAGGAGGCTCTCGATCTCTTCTCTGAAGTGAAGGTTAAAGGCATTAGACCAAATATCATTACTTATAACTGCTTAATTCATGGTATGTGTAATTCGGACCAGCAGGATGAGGCAACAAGGCTTTTGAATGAAATGGTTGATAACAATATTTCACTTAATATTGTCACATATACTATATTGATTGATGTACTTTGCAAGGAAGGAACGATTTCTAAAGCTGTAGAGATCATTGACACAATGAGAAAGAAAGGCATTGAGCCTGATGTTATCACGTATAGTACATTGGTTGATGCGCATTGCAAGGAAGGGATGGTTTCTAAAGCTGAGGATTTTGTTGATGTAATGATAAAGCGAGAAATCGAGCCCAACACATCACACTCTTGGTATGATGGCTACGGATACTCCTTTCAAAATCTCGCAGACACCCCCTCCCCCCACATTGACTCaacaaaattcatacattctggCAAGACTTTTATCTACTGCAAAGATcttaatttaaccaaaaaaaaatgtactccaaattaa
- the LOC105766412 gene encoding pentatricopeptide repeat-containing protein At1g62930, chloroplastic translates to MTERGYQPNLIAYSIVLKGLCKTGNTDRAVRFLRLMEGRGYEPDIVAYSTVIDCLCKNCLLQEALNLLSEMKGKGIRPNIITCLIHGMCNSGQQEEATRLLNEMVDNNISLDIVTCTLLIDALCKEGMISKAVETVDMMRKQGIEPNVVTYNTLVDAHCKEGMVSEAEDIVDAMIKRGIEPDVVTYSALVNGHCLQNKMDKARRVFNLMIEKGCAPDIVTYSTMINGYCKGKRLDEAMELFHEISRNGPIPDTVTYNTLMQSMFQLGKVSTACELFRKMLASGQVPDIVTCLILLDGLCKTGHIEEALKLFQAMQNSGLELDIVPYTILIDGFCKAGHIEVAKELFHQLSNNGLKPNVVTYCVMINRLCKEGLPDEAYRWFGSMGDNNCLPNSCCYNVMIRGFLRNSYTSKATQLLMEMVGKGFSADIITATLFMDLIIHSNKSILL, encoded by the coding sequence ATGACTGAAAGAGGGTATCAACCTAATTTGATTGCTTACAGTATAGTACTTAAGGGGTTGTGTAAGACCGGCAATACTGATAGAGCTGTTAGGTTTCTAAGACTGATGGAAGGCAGAGGTTATGAACCCGATATTGTAGCATATAGCACTGTCATTGATTGCCTTTGTAAGAACTGTTTGTTACAGGAGGCTCTCAATCTCTTATCTGAAATGAAGGGTAAGGGCATTAGACCAAATATCATTACTTGCTTAATTCATGGTATGTGTAATTCAGGCCAGCAGGAGGAGGCAACAAGGCTTTTGAATGAAATGGTGGATAACAATATTTCACTTGATATTGTCACATGTACTTTATTGATTGATGCTCTTTGCAAGGAAGGAATGATTTCTAAAGCTGTAGAGACCGTTGACATGATGAGAAAGCAAGGCATTGAGCCTAATGTTGTCACGTATAATACATTGGTTGATGCGCATTGCAAGGAAGGGATGGTCTCTGAAGCTGAGGATATTGTTGACGCAATGATAAAGCGAGGCATTGAGCCTGATGTTGTTACCTATAGTGCATTAGTTAATGGTCATTGCTTGCAGAATAAAATGGATAAAGCTAGAAGAGTTTTCAACTTGATGATTGAGAAGGGTTGTGCACCTGATATAGTTACTTACAGCACCATGATCAATGGATATTGCAAAGGTAAAAGGTTAGACGAAGCAATGGAACTCTTTCATGAAATATCTCGAAACGGACCAATCCCGGATACTGTCACATACAACACTCTTATGCAGAGTATGTTTCAGTTAGGGAAAGTTTCAACTGCATGTGAACTTTTTAGAAAGATGCTTGCTTCTGGACAAGTTCCAGATATAGTGACCTGTTTGATTTTGCTGGATGGTTTATGCAAAACAGGTCATATCGAAGAGGCATTGAAACTTTTTCAAGCAATGCAAAACAGTGGGTTGGAACTTGATATTGTCCCGTATACTATCCTAATTGATGGGTTTTGTAAAGCTGGGCATATCGAAGTTGCCAAGGAATTATTTCATCAACTCTCAAACAATGGTTTAAAACCGAATGTTGTCACATATTGTGTAATGATTAATAGACTGTGTAAAGAGGGATTGCCAGATGAAGCATACAGGTGGTTTGGGAGCATGGGAGATAATAACTGTTTGCCTAATAGCTGCTGTTATAATGTAATGATTCGGGGGTTCCTTCGCAACAGCTATACTTCAAAGGCAACGCAACTTCTTATGGAAATGGTTGGTAAGGGCTTTTCTGCAGATATAATCACTGCCACCTTGTTTATGGATCTTATCATACACTCTAATAAATCAATCTTGCTCTGA
- the LOC128041113 gene encoding pentatricopeptide repeat-containing protein At1g63330-like, with protein sequence MRKLPSAFILRSVVNAGSLLSNLHSFSSSSNTIAAYIDCLSKTPMSMPVRGKGKRDHRFDNVDHALILFNKMIGRCPVPSILEFTKLFAAIVRMKHYAIVVSMCSQMELLGVSHDVYSVSILINCFCQLGRTDFGFSVLGKMLKLGVKPSVVTFSTLINGLCKQRKISEAVCMFDEMTEKGYQPDLIIYSTMLKGLCKAGNTGRAVRFLRLMEGRGYEPDIVAYSTVIDCLCKNGLLQEALNLLSEMKGKGIRPNIITYTCLIHGMCNSGQQEEATRLLNEMVDNNISLDIVTYNLLIDALCKEGTISKAVETVDMMRKQGIELNVVTYNTLVDAHCKEGMVSEAKDIVDAMIKRGIEPDVVTYSALINGHCLQNEMDKARRVFNLMIEKGCASGIVTYSTMINGYCKGKRLDKAMELFHEISRKGPLPDTVTYNILMQSMFQLGKVSTARKLFRKMLASGQIPDIAIFFILLDGLCKTGHIGEALKLFQAMQNSGLELHIVPYTILIDGFCKAGHIKFAKELFHQLSNNGLKPNVYTYCVMINRLCKEGLPDEAYRLFGSMGDNDCLPNSRCYNVMIRGFLRNSYTSKARQLLMEMVGKGFSADIITAQYLHFFCYFRCHFCFQDMGKLPSSFILRSVVNAGSHLSNFHSFSSSSNTIATHIECLSKKPMSMPVRGKGKRDHHFDNVDHALSLFNKMIEKYPKPSIVEFNKLLGAIVKMKHYAIVVSKYRKIELLGVSHNVYSMNILINCFCHLGRIDFGFSVLGKMLKLGVEPDVVIFSTLINGLCNQSKISEAVLYVR encoded by the exons ATGCGTAAGCTTCCTTCTGCTTTTATTCTTCGTTCGGTTGTTAATGCTGGAAGCCTTCTTTCTAATTTacactctttttcttcttcttctaacaCCATTGCTGCCTACATCGACTGCCTAAGTAAGACACCCATGTCCATGCCTGTTAGaggaaagggaaaaagagaCCACCGCTTCGATAATGTTGATCATGCTTTGATTTTGTTCAATAAGATGATTGGCAGGTGCCCAGTGCCTTCAATTCTGGaattcactaaattatttgCAGCCATTGTTAGAATGAAACATTATGCCATTGTTGTTTCTATGTGTAGCCAGATGGAATTATTAGGCGTTTCCCATGATGTTTATTCTGTGAGCATCTTGATTAATTGCTTTTGTCAATTAGGTCGAACTGATTTTGGGTTTTCTGTTTTGGGGAAAATGCTGAAGTTAGGTGTTAAGCCTAGTGTTGTAACTTTTTCAACTTTGATTAATGGGCTTTGTAAACAAAGAAAGATTTCTGAGGCCGTTTGTATGTTCGATGAAATGACTGAAAAAGGGTATCAACCTGATTTGATTATTTACAGTACAATGCTTAAGGGGTTGTGTAAGGCCGGTAATACTGGTAGAGCTGTTAGGTTTCTAAGACTGATGGAAGGCAGAGGTTATGAACCCGATATTGTAGCATATAGCACTGTCATTGACTGCCTTTGTAAGAACGGTTTGTTACAGGAGGCTCTCAATCTCTTATCTGAAATGAAGGGTAAGGGCATTAGACCAAATATCATTACTTACACTTGCTTAATTCATGGTATGTGTAATTCAGGCCAGCAGGAGGAGGCAACAAGGCTCTTGAATGAAATGGTGGATAACAATATTTCACTTGATATTGTcacatataatttattgattgatGCTCTCTGCAAGGAAGGAACGATTTCTAAAGCTGTAGAGACCGTTGACATGATGAGAAAGCAAGGCATTGAGCTTAATGTTGTCACGTATAATACATTGGTTGATGCGCATTGCAAGGAAGGGATGGTCTCTGAAGCTAAGGATATTGTTGACGCAATGATAAAGCGAGGCATTGAGCCTGATGTTGTTACCTATAGTGCATTAATCAACGGCCATTGCTTGCAGAATGAAATGGATAAAGCTAGAAGAGTTTTCAACTTGATGATTGAGAAGGGCTGTGCATCTGGTATAGTAACTTACAGCACCATGATCAATGGATATTGCAAAGGTAAAAGGTTAGACAAAGCAATGGAACTCTTTCATGAAATATCTCGAAAGGGACCATTACCGGATACTGTCACATACAACATTCTTATGCAGAGTATGTTTCAGTTAGGGAAAGTTTCAACTGCACGTAAACTTTTTAGAAAGATGCTTGCCTCTGGACAAATTCCAGATATagctatcttttttattttgctggaTGGTTTATGCAAAACAGGTCATATCGGAGAGGCATTGAAACTTTTTCAAGCAATGCAAAACAGTGGGTTGGAACTTCATATTGTCCCGTATACTATCCTAATTGATGGGTTTTGTAAAGCTGGGCATATCAAATTTGCCAAGGAATTATTTCATCAACTCTCAAACAATGGTTTAAAACCGAATGTTTACACATATTGTGTAATGATTAATAGACTGTGTAAAGAGGGATTACCAGATGAAGCATACAGGTTGTTTGGGAGCATGGGAGATAATGACTGTTTGCCTAATAGCCGCTGTTATAATGTAATGATTCGGGGGTTCCTTCGCAACAGCTATACTTCAAAGGCAAGGCAACTTCTTATGGAAATGGTTGGTAAGGGCTTTTCTGCAGATATAATCACTGCCCAATATCT ACACTTCTTCTGCTACTTCCGCTGCCATTTCTGCTTTCAAGATATGGGTaagcttccttcttcttttattcttcGTTCGGTTGTTAATGCTGGAAGCCATCTTTCTAATTTccactctttttcttcttcttctaacaCCATTGCTACCCACATCGAATGCCTAAGTAAGAAACCCATGTCCATGCCTGTTAGaggaaagggaaaaagagaCCACCACTTCGATAATGTTGATCATGCTTTGAGTTTGTTCAATAAGATGATTGAAAAGTACCCAAAGCCTTCAATTGTggaattcaataaattattaggAGCCATTGTTAAGATGAAACATTATGCCATTGTTGTTTCTAAGTATAGAAAGATCGAATTATTGGGAGTTTCCCATAATGTTTATTCTATGAACATCTTGATTAATTGCTTTTGTCATTTAGGTCgaattgattttgggttttctgTTTTGGGGAAAATGCTGAAGTTAGGTGTTGAGCCTgatgttgtaattttttcaactttgaTTAATGGACTTTGTAATCAAAGTAAGATTTCTGAGGCCGTTTTGTATGTTCGATGA
- the LOC128040964 gene encoding ribosomal RNA small subunit methyltransferase, chloroplastic-like isoform X2, producing MIVLEETAVRLVESSLRTSEYRPINVFVNFYSEPEYNFRVPRTNFFPQPNVDAAVVTFRLKQALDYPSVASTKSFFSMVG from the exons ATGATTgttctg GAGGAAACAGCTGTGCGATTGGTGGAATCGTCTTTGCGGACATCTGAGTACCGACCCATCAACgtctttgttaatttttattctg agcCTGAATACAACTTTAGAGTCCCAAGAACAAATTTCTTTCCTCAACCTAAT GTTGATGCAGCTGTTGTTACATTTAGGCTGAAACAGGCTCTAGACTATCCTTCAGTGGCCTCCACGAAAAGCTTTTTCTCCATGGTTGGTTGA